From a region of the Aeoliella mucimassa genome:
- a CDS encoding S-adenosylmethionine decarboxylase codes for MQVLTEYRRIQHQGEAHYGQHLLVTALGCNENILSIESMYHFLQNMADEIDMVRYGPPIVARFGGGIETGLSGVQLIETSAIMFHTNDAHRDMYLDVFSCKTFEESTVRKVLDEFLAPTSVKTELLYRK; via the coding sequence ATGCAGGTATTAACAGAATACCGCCGAATTCAACATCAGGGCGAAGCCCATTACGGGCAGCACCTGTTGGTGACAGCACTGGGCTGTAACGAAAACATCCTCTCAATCGAGAGCATGTATCACTTTCTACAGAACATGGCTGACGAGATCGACATGGTCCGCTACGGACCACCGATTGTCGCCCGCTTCGGTGGCGGGATCGAAACTGGACTGTCGGGCGTGCAACTGATCGAGACCAGCGCGATCATGTTCCACACCAACGATGCTCACCGCGACATGTATCTCGATGTCTTCAGCTGCAAGACATTCGAAGAGTCGACCGTGCGCAAGGTGCTCGACGAATTCTTGGCCCCCACCAGCGTTAAGACGGAGCTTCTTTACCGAAAATGA